In Methylomonas sp. ZR1, one DNA window encodes the following:
- a CDS encoding sulfite reductase subunit alpha — protein sequence MKAPFIPQNAPFSDTQRAWLGGFFAGMHSHMLQSAGSVNQANARTLHILYGTQTGNSESLANDAANAAKKHGLQPVVKSMDEVEIGQLPQMQYLLIVTSTYGEGAMPDNAEMLWEAANSDAAPRLDNVNYSVLALGDTSYDLFCQAGIDWDNKLAALGAKRVFDRVDCDVDFEAPAEKWLSEVIPLMAEGASTVAVVDTETQAAKSVYNRKNPFPAKMRVNRIVTALDSSKETRHYEISIDGSGLSYEAGDALCVIPTNCPDLVAQIVKAIGCTGAEDEPVNGELMKLSDALRTHFEIKLPSKELVEEIASRSGDQELNALLLSGDKEKLSDYLWGRDILDLLLQFPGVEFSAAEFLRLLKPLQHRAYSISSSGKKHPDSVHLTVASVRYDAHGRQHKGVCSTYLADLVNEETDVRIFFTPNNNFRVPADDSLPMIMVGPGTGIAPFRAFLQEREFRKASGKNWLFFGDRNASTDFIYREEIEAMQSSGLLTKLDLAFSRDQAEKIYVQDRMKEHGAELYAWLEQGGYFFVCGDAYRMAKDVDQALHDVIREHGKKTLVEAVEYVNQLKKDKRYVRDVY from the coding sequence ATGAAAGCACCTTTTATCCCGCAAAACGCCCCTTTTAGTGATACTCAACGCGCCTGGCTTGGCGGTTTTTTCGCCGGCATGCATAGCCATATGCTGCAAAGCGCCGGTAGTGTCAATCAAGCGAACGCCCGCACCTTGCATATTCTTTACGGTACTCAGACCGGCAACTCCGAGTCGCTGGCTAACGACGCCGCCAATGCAGCAAAAAAACATGGCTTGCAACCGGTCGTCAAAAGCATGGATGAAGTCGAAATCGGCCAATTGCCGCAAATGCAATACTTGCTGATCGTTACCAGCACATACGGCGAAGGCGCTATGCCGGACAACGCCGAAATGCTTTGGGAAGCGGCCAATAGTGATGCGGCTCCGCGCCTGGACAACGTCAATTATTCGGTATTGGCCCTGGGAGATACCAGTTACGACTTGTTCTGTCAGGCCGGCATAGACTGGGATAATAAACTGGCAGCTCTGGGTGCCAAGCGCGTGTTTGACCGCGTCGACTGCGATGTGGATTTTGAAGCCCCAGCGGAAAAATGGCTCAGCGAAGTGATTCCGTTGATGGCGGAAGGTGCCAGCACGGTTGCGGTAGTCGATACCGAAACTCAGGCTGCTAAATCGGTTTACAACCGCAAAAACCCATTTCCAGCCAAAATGCGCGTCAACCGCATTGTCACGGCTTTGGATTCGTCGAAAGAAACCCGACATTACGAAATTTCTATCGATGGCTCCGGCCTCAGTTACGAAGCCGGCGACGCGCTGTGCGTGATCCCCACCAACTGCCCGGACTTGGTAGCGCAAATCGTCAAAGCCATCGGCTGCACCGGCGCGGAAGACGAACCGGTCAATGGCGAATTAATGAAGCTGTCGGATGCCTTACGCACACATTTCGAGATCAAATTACCCAGCAAAGAACTGGTTGAGGAAATCGCCAGCCGGTCCGGCGATCAAGAGTTAAATGCCTTATTGCTGTCCGGTGACAAGGAAAAACTGTCCGATTACCTGTGGGGCCGCGACATACTCGATCTGCTGTTGCAATTCCCCGGCGTGGAATTTTCGGCCGCCGAATTTTTGCGTTTATTAAAACCGTTGCAACATCGCGCTTACTCCATCTCCTCCAGCGGCAAGAAGCATCCGGACAGCGTGCATCTGACCGTCGCCAGCGTGCGTTACGACGCGCACGGCCGCCAACACAAAGGCGTCTGCTCGACTTATCTGGCCGACTTGGTAAATGAAGAAACCGATGTACGGATATTCTTCACCCCCAACAACAACTTTCGCGTGCCGGCCGATGATAGCCTGCCCATGATTATGGTTGGGCCAGGCACCGGTATCGCCCCGTTCCGCGCCTTCCTGCAAGAACGCGAATTCCGCAAAGCCTCCGGCAAAAACTGGCTGTTTTTCGGCGACCGCAACGCTTCGACCGATTTTATCTACCGCGAGGAAATCGAAGCGATGCAATCCAGCGGCTTGCTGACCAAGCTGGATTTAGCGTTCTCGCGCGACCAAGCGGAAAAAATCTATGTGCAGGATCGCATGAAAGAGCACGGTGCCGAACTGTATGCCTGGCTGGAACAAGGCGGTTACTTCTTCGTGTGCGGCGACGCTTACCGGATGGCCAAAGACGTCGATCAAGCCCTGCACGATGTGATTCGCGAGCATGGCAAGAAAACTTTGGTCGAGGCGGTTGAGTATGTCAACCAATTGAAAAAAGACAAACGTTACGTCAGAGACGTTTATTGA
- a CDS encoding YgcG family protein, whose protein sequence is MWKTADFSGFWVALFLAVCLFAAAVNAEQGVPNLEQRVTDLTGTLSAQQRTALEQRLQAFEQQKGSQIAVLIVASTKPEDIAQYAIRVVEQWRLGRKGVDDGILMLLAKDDRATRIEVGYGLEGVVPDVLAKRIIDDIMIPYFRQGDYSGGINAGVDSLIGIFDGVPLPAPQASFVDGRVQHLLPLLVFLAVAGAWILRTLFGSFLGGIINGSVVGIIAWLLNAGWLVVCLAALFAFMVSLSNGRRAFRGRHNDNFYDDDDFGGGSGGGFSGGGGGFGGGGASGRW, encoded by the coding sequence ATGTGGAAGACAGCTGATTTTTCAGGGTTTTGGGTCGCCCTATTCCTGGCGGTTTGTCTGTTTGCAGCGGCCGTAAATGCCGAGCAAGGAGTGCCCAATCTTGAACAGCGTGTCACCGATCTGACCGGCACCTTATCCGCACAGCAAAGAACCGCGCTGGAACAACGCTTACAGGCTTTTGAGCAACAAAAAGGCAGCCAGATTGCGGTATTGATCGTTGCCAGTACCAAGCCGGAAGACATTGCGCAATATGCTATTCGCGTGGTCGAACAATGGCGTCTGGGCCGCAAGGGTGTCGATGACGGCATATTGATGTTGCTGGCCAAGGACGACCGCGCCACGCGCATCGAAGTGGGTTACGGCTTGGAGGGTGTGGTGCCGGACGTATTGGCTAAGCGGATTATTGACGACATCATGATTCCGTATTTTCGGCAGGGCGACTATTCGGGAGGTATTAATGCCGGCGTGGATAGCCTGATCGGAATATTTGATGGTGTGCCACTGCCTGCCCCTCAAGCATCCTTTGTCGATGGGCGAGTGCAACATTTACTGCCCCTCTTGGTGTTTCTAGCGGTGGCCGGCGCTTGGATTTTACGGACTCTGTTTGGAAGCTTTCTCGGCGGGATAATCAACGGCAGCGTGGTTGGTATTATCGCTTGGCTATTGAACGCGGGTTGGCTGGTTGTATGCCTTGCGGCATTGTTTGCGTTCATGGTTTCGCTTAGCAATGGCAGACGTGCGTTTCGCGGCCGGCATAACGACAATTTTTACGACGATGACGATTTTGGCGGCGGGTCGGGAGGCGGATTCTCCGGCGGAGGCGGCGGTTTTGGCGGCGGCGGTGCGTCGGGGAGATGGTAG
- a CDS encoding LemA family protein codes for MQKIVTVFLLIVILMLPGCGYNTFQTQDEQINAGWAEVLNQYQRRADLVPNLVNTVKGYAGHEKDVLEAVTASRAKVGSMQGTPELVNDEQAFAKFQAAQGELSSALSRLMVVSENYPQLKADANFRDLQAQLEGTENRITVARNRYIAAIKEYNITVRSFPSNLTAMLFGYKTKPSFTVENEKAISTAPVVDFGK; via the coding sequence ATGCAAAAAATAGTAACGGTTTTTCTTTTAATCGTGATCTTGATGCTGCCCGGTTGCGGTTACAACACCTTTCAAACACAAGACGAACAAATCAATGCCGGTTGGGCGGAAGTGCTGAATCAATATCAGCGCCGCGCGGATTTGGTACCGAATCTGGTGAACACGGTGAAAGGCTACGCAGGACATGAAAAGGACGTATTGGAAGCCGTGACGGCTTCGCGCGCCAAAGTGGGCAGCATGCAAGGGACGCCGGAATTGGTGAACGACGAACAGGCTTTTGCCAAATTTCAAGCGGCGCAGGGCGAATTGAGCTCTGCTTTGTCGCGCTTGATGGTGGTGTCGGAAAATTATCCGCAACTGAAGGCTGACGCCAATTTCCGCGATCTGCAAGCGCAATTGGAAGGTACCGAAAACCGTATCACCGTGGCACGCAATCGTTATATCGCCGCGATCAAGGAGTACAACATCACCGTGCGCTCGTTTCCCAGCAATCTGACTGCGATGCTGTTTGGCTACAAAACCAAGCCATCGTTTACCGTTGAAAATGAGAAAGCCATTTCGACTGCGCCAGTGGTTGATTTTGGTAAGTAA
- a CDS encoding Hsp20/alpha crystallin family protein → MSNLSPFVSRGLFDELFRDVNPGYYIKPLHGDGLPAQIKVDVKENPSEFIVQAEIPGAGKENIHVDIDGNVVAIRAQISQLDTENKDDKLLRSERYFGEVSRSFQLSAEIDEEASKARYENGILTLNLAKKLKKSGQRMTID, encoded by the coding sequence ATGAGTAACTTAAGCCCATTTGTTAGTCGCGGTCTGTTTGACGAACTGTTTCGCGATGTTAATCCCGGTTATTACATTAAACCGCTGCACGGCGACGGTTTGCCGGCGCAAATCAAAGTGGATGTGAAGGAAAATCCGTCGGAGTTTATCGTCCAAGCCGAAATTCCGGGCGCTGGTAAAGAGAATATCCATGTGGACATCGACGGCAACGTGGTTGCCATCCGCGCGCAAATCAGCCAGCTGGATACCGAAAACAAAGACGATAAATTGCTGCGTAGCGAGCGCTATTTCGGTGAAGTGTCGCGTAGCTTTCAACTATCCGCCGAGATTGACGAGGAAGCCAGCAAAGCCCGTTACGAGAACGGCATATTGACGCTGAATCTAGCGAAGAAGCTGAAAAAAAGCGGACAGCGGATGACTATCGATTAA
- a CDS encoding GNAT family N-acetyltransferase — protein MEVKQIASMAQIEATAWNRLCGPDYPFLRHEFLSALEQSAAVCPQTGWDTTHLLVFDNQKLLAALPLYLKTHSWGEYVFDQQWAQAYQQHGLAYYPKFISAIPFTPCQGQRLLFAADADQTAICALLFSFIQQLAERQGISSWHCLFPEPSQLELLRSLGLSVREGVQFQWFNRNYLTFSDFLQTLSADKRKMIKRERRRVAEKGIELLRVPGTEVTEIQWQVFFRFYALTYLKRSSEPYLNLAFFKQIARTMPEQLLLVLAMKDDRYVGAALSFIGADTLYGRYWGCDEEYNALHFEACYYQGLDYCIEHALARFDSGAQGEHKISRGFEPVTTYSTHWLKDAGFAKAVAQFVAREKQAIAHYKQDAANYLPFKRAQ, from the coding sequence ATGGAAGTAAAACAAATCGCCAGCATGGCGCAAATCGAAGCCACGGCATGGAATCGACTGTGCGGACCCGACTATCCTTTTTTACGCCACGAGTTTTTATCCGCACTGGAACAAAGCGCCGCCGTTTGCCCGCAGACCGGCTGGGACACTACGCATTTATTGGTTTTCGACAATCAAAAATTGTTGGCAGCATTGCCGCTGTATTTAAAAACCCATTCCTGGGGCGAGTATGTGTTCGATCAGCAATGGGCTCAAGCTTACCAGCAGCATGGTCTGGCCTATTACCCGAAATTCATCAGCGCGATCCCGTTTACCCCTTGCCAGGGACAGAGACTGCTATTCGCAGCGGATGCGGACCAAACGGCAATCTGCGCTTTATTATTCAGTTTTATCCAACAACTTGCCGAACGACAGGGTATTTCCTCGTGGCATTGTTTATTTCCCGAACCGTCCCAGCTTGAGCTGCTGAGATCTTTAGGTTTAAGCGTCCGCGAGGGCGTGCAGTTTCAGTGGTTTAATCGAAATTACCTAACATTTTCAGATTTTTTACAAACCCTAAGCGCCGACAAACGCAAGATGATTAAGCGTGAACGACGCCGGGTAGCGGAAAAAGGTATTGAGCTATTGCGTGTTCCGGGGACGGAGGTTACCGAGATCCAATGGCAGGTGTTTTTCCGCTTTTACGCACTGACCTACTTAAAACGCAGTTCCGAACCTTATCTCAATCTAGCGTTTTTCAAACAAATTGCGCGAACCATGCCAGAACAGTTGTTGCTGGTTCTGGCAATGAAAGACGATAGATACGTCGGCGCAGCCTTGAGTTTTATCGGCGCGGATACCTTGTACGGCCGATATTGGGGATGCGATGAAGAATACAACGCCCTGCATTTCGAAGCCTGCTATTACCAGGGCTTGGACTACTGTATAGAACACGCCTTGGCGCGTTTTGATTCCGGCGCGCAAGGCGAGCACAAAATCTCCCGCGGCTTCGAGCCGGTCACTACCTACTCCACGCATTGGTTAAAGGATGCCGGTTTTGCCAAGGCCGTGGCGCAATTTGTAGCCCGGGAAAAACAGGCGATTGCGCATTACAAGCAAGACGCGGCGAATTACCTGCCGTTTAAACGAGCCCAATAA
- a CDS encoding TPM domain-containing protein gives MQVIRFLKHIFSGPWRVRLAFSKRSLQAIEAAIADSEASHLGEIRFVVESALEIGELLQGVTPRQRALEVFSQCRIWDTEHNTGVLIYLLFADRDVEIVADRGIHARVGEAVWARICEQMEAQLRAGRFEVGVIEGIALISAQLQQHFPALNKENPNEITNAPLVL, from the coding sequence GTGCAAGTAATTAGATTCCTAAAGCATATTTTTAGTGGTCCCTGGCGTGTGCGTCTGGCGTTTTCCAAGCGCAGCTTGCAAGCCATCGAAGCGGCGATTGCTGATAGCGAAGCATCGCACTTGGGTGAAATTCGTTTTGTGGTGGAAAGTGCGCTGGAGATAGGCGAGTTATTGCAGGGTGTTACGCCGAGACAACGCGCGCTTGAGGTATTTTCACAATGCCGAATCTGGGATACGGAACACAATACCGGCGTCCTGATTTATTTGCTGTTTGCTGATCGTGATGTAGAGATTGTCGCTGATCGCGGTATACATGCCAGAGTTGGCGAAGCGGTTTGGGCCCGGATTTGCGAACAGATGGAAGCGCAGTTGAGGGCAGGCCGATTCGAAGTAGGCGTGATTGAGGGGATTGCCCTTATCTCGGCGCAATTGCAACAGCATTTTCCGGCGTTAAATAAAGAAAATCCCAACGAAATAACTAATGCGCCTTTAGTTCTTTAA
- a CDS encoding TraR/DksA C4-type zinc finger protein produces MSTAWAGGTDAILERMDKMTELFVAETRKAIYTGESASHCQECGEPIPEARRQAIACQYCLPCQTELEKS; encoded by the coding sequence ATGTCCACAGCCTGGGCGGGTGGTACCGATGCCATTCTGGAAAGAATGGACAAGATGACCGAGCTTTTCGTCGCCGAGACACGTAAAGCTATCTATACGGGCGAATCGGCCAGCCATTGCCAGGAATGCGGGGAGCCGATTCCGGAAGCTCGGCGTCAGGCGATTGCCTGCCAGTATTGTTTGCCTTGTCAAACCGAGCTGGAAAAAAGCTGA
- a CDS encoding DUF938 domain-containing protein produces MTTEKPFSQACENNKEPILQILKTVFDQPMTVWEIGSGTGQHACHFAENLPHLTWQPTDRPENLPGIQLWRYEAQLVNLLPPLSLDVADLQWPCARVEAVFTANTLHIMSSEEVGLLFKRLANYLSAEATMCIYGPFNYAGAYTSESNARFDLWLKERDARSGIKDFEAIMALAEHIGLTLQADHAMPANNRLLVLRKRA; encoded by the coding sequence ATGACGACAGAGAAGCCGTTTTCTCAAGCTTGTGAGAACAACAAGGAACCGATTTTACAGATTCTCAAAACGGTTTTTGACCAACCGATGACAGTGTGGGAAATCGGCAGCGGTACCGGCCAGCATGCCTGTCATTTTGCCGAGAACCTGCCGCATCTGACATGGCAGCCTACCGATAGACCGGAGAATCTGCCGGGGATCCAGTTATGGCGGTACGAGGCGCAGCTGGTAAATCTACTGCCGCCGCTTAGTTTGGACGTGGCGGATTTGCAATGGCCGTGCGCACGGGTTGAGGCGGTATTTACCGCGAATACTTTGCACATTATGAGCAGCGAAGAAGTAGGGCTGTTATTCAAGCGGCTAGCGAACTATTTGAGTGCCGAGGCGACGATGTGTATCTACGGCCCGTTTAATTACGCCGGTGCATATACCAGCGAAAGCAACGCCCGTTTCGACCTATGGTTGAAAGAACGGGATGCGCGCAGCGGTATCAAGGATTTCGAGGCGATCATGGCCTTGGCCGAACACATCGGTTTGACCTTACAGGCCGACCACGCCATGCCGGCCAATAACCGGCTATTAGTGTTGCGCAAGCGGGCATAG